In Podospora pseudoanserina strain CBS 124.78 chromosome 5, whole genome shotgun sequence, a single window of DNA contains:
- a CDS encoding hypothetical protein (EggNog:ENOG503PFZG), giving the protein MSAMTGVTTSSQTRYPDCESNDYAYPFKPMCGAPGSPCTIDNFVDVCCTNVNGSVGCSFPSGDPQFGTCFLSRVGDVVSCPFVFIGGAGIIRAVSRDALEVIDALSDVGGIGITNTSIPTLEQLWKLVRMWPGAM; this is encoded by the exons ATGTCGGCAATGACCGGGGTCACGACATCGAGTCAGACAAGATACCCCGATTGCGAGTCTAATGACTACGCCTATCCGTTCAAGCCAATGTGTGGCGCTCCAGGGTCACCGTGTACGATCGACAACTTTGTGGACGTGTGCTGTACCAATGTCAATGGGTCTGTGGGCTGCTCGTTCCCATCGGGGGATCCTCAGTTTGGGACTTGTTTCTTGTCaagggttggtgatgtcgtcaGCTGCCCATTTGTGTTTA TTGGCGGCGCCGGCATCATTCGAGCAGTATCCAGGGACGCTCTGGAGGTAATTGATGCCCTCAGTGATGTGGGAGGCAtcggcatcaccaacacctccatcccAACACTTGAGCAACTGTGGAAATTGGTGAGAATGTGGCCCGGAGCCATGTAA
- a CDS encoding hypothetical protein (COG:P; EggNog:ENOG503NV93) has protein sequence MVGRRPRAINWAAEDHKSWPAIPRQRRPPAHGYRDDDEEATLPPHGETPNTRHTDRARITKDTGFKDEAALLAAEHRRDDLKRRVLDGMRGFDLEKMDKRCRRSDDELKRIKNKKIRSFYEAQNDTLDAWLEVDALVYAVADDVIDSMNPDADGDGIPERRMPLQDSRGAIDCFLPPEHREKRARDEKHARWAININLLANIFMLAAKLISLNFSPSLSLAASTADSALDLFCTLIVYGTNRVVAWRLQALQVKYPVGRRRLEPIGILVFSVIMVVSFVQILQESVTKLLPGGDRDVAPLPAVAIAAMAANAIIKGLIGFACRHVKTTQVQALVQDCKTDVYFNIASLLFPLVGVHAHIWWLDPAGASLLALYVIVDWAETCMRNISRLTGSNVGDALQKKLMYLAFRFSPVVEGFKSLTAYHAGDGVWVELDILLDENTPLPTAHDIAETLQYCYEGLQEVDRAFVTVDYSTFGPTGHAAM, from the exons ATGGTCGGACGACGCCCACGCGCTATCAACTGGGCCGCCGAGGACCACAAGAGCTGGCCTGCCATTCCGCGACAACGACGCCCTCCAGCCCACGGGTACcgagacgacgatgaagaagctaccctccctccccatgGAGAGACACCCAACACCCGACACACCGACCGAGCGAGGATAACAAAAGACACGGGCTTCAAAGATGAAGCAGCACTGCTGGCCGCCGAGCATCGGCGCGACGACCTCAAGCGTAGGGTCCTTGATGGCATGCGGGGGTTCGATCTTGAAAAGATGGATAAAAGGTGTCGCCGGTCGGACGATGAGCTGAAGAGGATAAAGAACAAGAAGATACGAAGTTTTTACGAGGCCCAAAACGATACACTGGATGCGTGGCTGGAAGTGGATGCCCTGGTCTACGCCGTCGCCGACGACGTCATTGACAGCATG AACCCGGACGCTGACGGCGATGGAATACCCGAACGACGGATGCCCCTCCAAGACTCCCGCGGCGCCATTGATTGCTTTCTACCACCCGAACACCGCGAGAAGCGTGCCCGAGACGAGAAGCACGCCCGCTgggccatcaacatcaacctcttGGCCAACATCTTCATGCTGGCTGCGAAGCTGATCAGCTTGAATTTCAGTCCGTCTCTTTCACTGGCAGCAAGTACTGCCGACTCGGCGCTCGATCTCTTCTGTACGCTTATAGTCTATGGCACCAACCGCGTCGTTGCCTGGCGTCTCCAGGCCCTGCAGGTGAAGTATCCCGTGGGACGACGTCGTCTGGAGCCAATTGGGATTCTGGTTTTCAGTGTCATCATGGTCGTCTCATTCGTTCAAATCTTGCAAGAATCTGTCACCAAGCTGCTGCCTGGCGGTGATAGAGATGTTGCTCCCCTCCCAGCTGTGGCCATCGCAGCCATGGCGGCCAATGCAATCATCAAAGGCCTGATCGGGTTTGCATGTCGACACGTCAAGACAACTCAAGTTCAGGCACTGGTTCAGGACTGCAAGACGGATGTCTACTTCAACATTGCCTCATTGCTCTTCCCGCTCGTGGGAGTGCATGCTCATATCTGGTGGCTTGATCCCGCGGGCGCTTCGCTCTTGGCGCTGTATGTGATTGTTGACTGGGCAGAGACGTGTATGCGCAACATCAGCAGGTTGACGGGAAGCAATGTGGGCGATGCGCTGCAGAAGAAGCTGATGTATCTCGCCTTTCGGTTTTCGCCCGTCGTGGAGGGGTTCAAATCGCTCACGGCCTACCATGCAGGGGATGGAGTCTGGGTCGAGCTGGACATTTTGCTGGATGAAAACACGCCACTGCCTACGGCTCACGATATCGCCGAAACGTTGCAGTATTGCTATGAGGGGTTACAAGAGGTCGACAGGGCGTTTGTGACGGTGGACTACTCTACGTTTGGCCCGACCGGCCACGCAGCAATGTGA